In one window of Erythrolamprus reginae isolate rEryReg1 chromosome 1, rEryReg1.hap1, whole genome shotgun sequence DNA:
- the SPINT1 gene encoding kunitz-type protease inhibitor 1 produces MGRSGSRHQPGLLVTWFFFTGLVVGQDPNGAGPSFGERCLAQFTAGFPEFVLDTNASVDNGATFLGSPPVGTKRDCVRACCKNPSCNLALVERIPGEEEEEDSEGIQACYLLDCLYDQALVCRFAKKDGFLNYARREVYDQYVTMRNRGNSDDELPKAKAWMDVKVQPKDEPVILNGSESTDDNGIVNYEWTLLHGDSSVVMEKQNNIMMLSNLNEGIYIFRFTVTDTADQQHSINITVTVLNSAQTIDHCLAPKKVGQCRGAFQRWYYNPEMEQCQHFLFGGCTANKNNYVKKEECDLACKNVQGSVEKPQEPTCNGNCPASSFKCEDGCCIDKDRICDNTPDCRDESDEKSCDSLTEGFDKLQNINYMAKQYCVVMPDTGPCEESIPRWYYNPLTEKCGRFTYGGCEGNKNNFEDEETCMKLCSHVTKKDMTDERWKSYEYQQASLSTFEVAVAVLLGVCIMIVLVILGYFFLKNKKAYRRRRQPTTAANSTLSSVLSTSEDTEHLVYNSTTKPI; encoded by the exons ATGGGCCGAAGTGGGAGCCGCCATCAGCCCGGCCTCTTAGTGACTTGGTTTTTTTTCACCGGCCTGGTGGTCGGTCAGGACCCAAACGGGGCAGGACCGTCGTTCGGGGAGAGGTGCCTCGCTCAGTTCACGGCCGGCTTCCCGGAGTTCGTGCTGGACACCAACGCCTCGGTGGACAACGGCGCCACTTTCCTGGGCTCGCCGCCGGTGGGGACCAAGCGCGATTGCGTCCGCGCCTGTTGCAAGAACCCCAGTTGTAACTTGGCCCTGGTGGAGCGGATCcccggggaggaggaggaagaagactcgGAAGGCATTCAGGCCTGTTACCTCCTCGACTGCCTTTACGACCAAGCCTTGGTCTGCAGGTTTGCCAAGAAGGACGGCTTCCTCAACTATGCCAGACGGGAGGTTTACGACCAGTACGTGACCATGCGCAACAGAGGCAACAGCG ATGATGAGCTGCCTAAAGCCAAAGCCTGGATGGATGTGAAGGTCCAGCCCAAAGATGAACCAGTAATATTGAATGGCTCAGAAAGCACTGATGATAATGGCATTGTGAATTATGAATGGACACTTCTTCATGGTGATTCCTCAGTGGTAATGGAG AAACAGAACAATATTATGATGCTTTCAAATCTGAATGAAGGGATTTACATCTTCCGATTCACTGTGACAGACACTGCGGATCAGCAGCACTCCATCAACATTACTGTCACTGTACTTAATTCTGCCCAGACTATAG ATCATTGTTTGGCTCCTAAAAAAGTAGGGCAGTGTCGAGGCGCCTTCCAACGCTGGTACTACAATCCGGAAATGGAACAGTGTCAACATTTTCTTTTTGGTGGCTGCACTGCCAACAAGAACAATTATGTAAAAAAAGAGGAATGTGATCTTGCCTGCAAGAATGTTCAAG GTTCTGTTGAAAAACCTCAAGAACCAA CATGCAATGGAAACTGCCCAGCCTCCTCTTTCAAATGTGAAGATGGCTGCTGCATTGATAAAGATCGGATTTGTGATAACACTCCAGATTGCCGAGATGAGTCAGATGAGAAATCTTGTGATTCAT TGACTGAAGGATTTGATAAGTTACAGAATATCAATTATATGGCCAAAC AATATTGCGTGGTTATGCCCGATACTGGACCCTGTGAAGAAAGTATACCTCGCTGGTACTACAACCCTTTGACTGAGAAGTGTGGTCGCTTCACCTATGGAGGCTGTGAAGGCAACAAAAATAATTTCGAGGACGAAGAAACATGTATGAAATTATGTAGCCATGTCACAA aGAAAGATATGACTGATGAGAGATGGAAATCATACGAATATCAACAAGCCAGTTTAA GTACTTTTGAAGTGGCCGTTGCTGTGCTCCTCGGCGTCTGCATCATGATAGTGTTGGTAATCCTTGGCTACTTCTTCCTAAAGAATAAAAAAGCGTACCGAAGACGTCGTCAGCCCACTACTGCGGCTAATTCCACTCTTTCTTCTGTCTTATCAACTTCTGAAGACACAGAACACCTGGTGTACAACAGCACCACAAAGCCTATCTGA